A genomic window from Silene latifolia isolate original U9 population chromosome Y, ASM4854445v1, whole genome shotgun sequence includes:
- the LOC141628905 gene encoding uncharacterized protein LOC141628905, whose amino-acid sequence MEYLSGILAYTTATFPFKFHPLCSPLRLSHLMFADDLLLFCKGDVKSIMVILRSFSTFSHASGLQMNPTKTNAFFNGVPNDIKHEILQISGVHEGLLPFRYLGVPITCGRMSKMDCSILVEKLITHIRSFGSKKLSYSGRLVLVFSVLTAFYNYWMNIFVIPKGVLNKVNSFCRNYLWDGRPDFIRCPRVSWEKICSHKSEGGLGLRDSHIWNIAAMGKLVWWIYYNPDRLWVKCVNQIYLKGQNWDDYQPGTDISWGWKSVLDTKGYTIQSGYEILRQKFQTVTWDTQIWNTWCIPKHQFIAWLVAREALLLKERLLSLGIAVDADCLLCGKGIENHIHLFQTCEYARKIYDELGQLLNVALPATDLIMKLLKMRVSSRLQPNLVSRDVMWLSSVKLHL is encoded by the exons ATGGAGTATTTGAGTGGGATTTTAGCCTATACCACTGCTACATTTCCTTTCAAATTCCATCCTCTTTGTAGTCCCTTGAGATTGTCCCacctgatgtttgctgatgatcttttACTATTCTGCAAAGGAGATGTGAAGTCTATTATGGTTATTTTGAGATCCTTTTCCACCTTTTCTCATGCCTCTGGTCTTCAAATGAATCCTACCAAGACTAATGCTTTTTTTAATGGGGTCCCTAATGATATTAAGCATGAGATTCTACAAATTTCTGGGGTTCATGAAGGTCTCCTGCCATTCAGGTATCTTGGAGTACCCATTACCTGTGGCAGAATGTCTAAAATGGATTGTAGTATTCTGGTGGAGAAACTAATCACTCACATAAGAAGTTTTGGTTCAAAAAAATTATCATACTCTGGGAGATTGGTGTTAGTGTTCTCTGTTCTTACTGCTTTTTACAACTACTGGATGAATATCTTTGTTATACCTAAGGGTGTGCTCAACAAAGTCAATTCCTTTTGTAGAAATTATCTATGGGATGGAAGGCCTGACTTTATCAGATGTCCAAGAGTGAGCTGGGAGAAAATCTGCTCCCACAAGTCTGAGGGGGGACTGGGACTTAGAGATAGTCATATCTGGAACATTGCAGCTATGGGCAAATTAGTATGGTGGATATATTACAATCCAGATAGACTTTGGGTGAAGTGTGTTAATCAAATTTATTTAAAGGGCCAAAACTGGGATGATTATCAACCTGGGACTGATATCAGTTGGGGTTGGAAGTCA GTGTTAGATACTAAAGGCTATACAATTCAAAGTGGTTATGAGATTCTCAGACAGAAATTCCAGACTGTAACATGGGACACACAGATCTGGAATACTTGGTGTATCCCTAAACATCAATTTATAGCTTGGCTTGTGGCTAGAGAGGCACTTCTGCTCAAGGAGAGGCTGCTGTCCCTAGGTATAGCTGTTGATGCTGACTGCTTACTATGTGGTAAGGGGATAGAAAATCATATTCACTTGTTTCAGACATGTGAATATGCAAGAAAGATCTATGATGAGCTTGGTCAACTGTTGAATGTTGCTCTTCCTGCAACTGACTTG ATAATGAAGTTACTAAAAATGCGAGTTAGTTCACGGCTTCAGCCTAATTTAGTAAGTCGAGATGTTATGTGGCTAAGTAGTGTTAAATTGCATTTGTAG
- the LOC141628904 gene encoding uncharacterized protein LOC141628904, with translation MANTPARKIIRLSRQEIVETGHQAMQFGSHNLLETLNNLTLKVGIGTIGSIGLFGLLETKVKPLSLNAVKNNFCNSWCITTNTHLHHEGRVWIIWNPAMFNVQIILYDAQFIYLVATDVESKCQVTLTMVYAYNGTQERKELWVKLSQIKIQTQGPWVICGDFNTVLSPTERLGGHSTEEEIADFKQCVDECEVMDCPAYGSLYTWCNKQNPTTRVYSRLDRVLVNQMWLTANPLAYAHFYCEGTFDHTPCVVQEQCDGPKKRRSFKYLNMWSQSVDFKSCVQEHWSKYWPGTKMYQLAHKLKNLRGPLKSLNRNDFDDIENNAARARMYLESIQEKLRIDPNNPNLIHMEIEAASSVIFLEDACYTFLVQKSKVTWVDKGDSNNRYFHSVIKTRQVRSKIMKIEDTKGVLCEDITQIQNAFIDFYTDLLGTSSSVTKVSQHVVQLGNICSEEHHAILLSPITNDEIKQVLFSIPPIRLLDLMGTPVGFLGIPGTLWVLLCVRLFMISSTMVNF, from the exons ATGGCTAATACTCCTGCTCGCAAGATTATTCGTCTGAGTAGGCAAGAAATTGTAGAGACTGGACATCAGGCTATGCAATTTGGCTCCCATAATCTTTTGGAAACTCTGAACAACTTGACCCTTAAAGTAGGAATAGGGACAATTGGTAGT ATAGGACTGTTTGgcctccttgagacaaaggtcaAGCCTTTGTCTCTAAATGCTGTTAAAAACAACTTCTGCAACTCTTGGTGTATCACTACTAACACTCACCTTCATCATGAAGGTAGAGTGTGGATTATTTGGAATCCTGCTATGTTCAATGTTCAAATTATTCTTTATGATGCTCAATTTATTTACTTAGTAGCCACGGATGTGGAGTCTAAGTGTCAGGTTACTCTTACTATGGTTTATGCTTATAATGGGACTCAAGAAAGGAAAGAGTTGTGGGTAAAGCTTTCTCAAATTAAAATTCAGACTCAGGGACCTTGGGTTATTTGTGGTGATTTCAACACTGTCCTTAGTCCCACTGAAAGACTGGGTGGTCACAGCACAGAGGAAGAAATTGCTGATTTTAAACAATGTGTTGATGAGTGTGAAGTGATGGATTGTCCAGCTTATGGATCTCTTTATACTTggtgcaacaagcaaaatcctaCCACCAGAGTTTATAGCCGTCTTGACAGAGTTTTAGTGAATCAAATGTGGCTCACTGCAAATCCCCTTGCCTATGCTCACTTTTATTGTGAAGGCACATTTGATCATACACCATGTGTGGTGCAAGAACAATGTGATGGACCTAAGAAGAGGAGAAGCTTCAAATACCTCAACATGTGGAGTCAATCTGTTGATTTCAAATCTTGTGTCCAAGAGCATTGGAGTAAATATTGGCCTGGGACCAAAATGTACCAGTTAGCTCATAAGCTTAAAAATCTTAGAGGGCCACTTAAGAGTCTCAATAGGAATGATTTTGATGATATTGAGAACAATGCTGCCAGAGCTAGGATGTATCTTGAATCCATTCAGGAGAAGTTAAGGATTGATCCCAACAATCCTAATCTTATTCATATGGAAATTGAAGCTGCTAGCAGTGTGATATTTCTGGAGGATGCTTGCTATACCTTCTTAGTTCAGAAATCCAAAGTCACATGGGTGGATAAAGGTGACAGCAACAACAGATACTTCCACAGTGTGATCAAAACAAGGCAAGTGAGGagtaaaattatgaaaattgagGATACTAAGGGTGTGCTGTGTGAAGATATTACTCAAATTCAGAATGCTTTTATTGATTTCTACACTGATTTACTTGGCACCAGCTCATCTGTTACAAAGGTCTCTCAACATGTGGTTCAGCTGGGTAATATTTGTTCTGAGGAGCATCATGCTATCCTGCTTTCTCCCATCACCAATGATGAGATAAAACAGGTATTATTTTCTATTCCCCCCATAAGGCTactggacctgatgggtactccAGTTGGTTTTTTAGGGATTCCTGGGACATTGTGGGTCCTTCTGTGTGTGAGGCTATTCATGATTTCTTCCACAATGGTCAACTTTTAA